From a single Marinobacter sp. THAF197a genomic region:
- a CDS encoding ABC transporter ATP-binding protein, protein MSQNPQKDYEQLRVSGLHAFYGESHILHGVDLVVKRGELVTLLGRNGAGRSTTLKAIMNMVGRRTGSIMINGEETMQCAPHHIARLGVGYCPEHRGIFSSLNVQENLTLPPVVRSGGMSLEEIYNMFPNLYERRFSQGTKLSGGEQQMLAMARILRTGANMLLLDEITEGLAPVIVEKLGEVLMALKEKGLTIILVEQNFHFAAPLADRHYVVEHGQIVEEIHADELSAKQSVLDGYLGV, encoded by the coding sequence ATGAGCCAGAACCCTCAGAAAGACTACGAACAGTTGCGCGTGTCTGGCCTGCACGCCTTTTACGGTGAATCTCACATTCTCCATGGCGTTGACCTGGTGGTTAAGCGTGGCGAGCTGGTTACCCTGCTTGGCCGAAACGGCGCCGGCCGCAGCACCACCCTTAAGGCCATTATGAATATGGTGGGCCGCCGCACCGGCTCCATCATGATTAACGGCGAAGAAACCATGCAGTGCGCGCCGCATCACATTGCGAGGTTGGGAGTGGGGTATTGCCCCGAACACCGGGGCATTTTTTCCTCTCTCAACGTTCAGGAAAACCTCACTTTGCCGCCGGTGGTGCGCAGTGGCGGTATGAGCCTGGAAGAAATCTACAACATGTTCCCAAACCTGTATGAACGTCGGTTCAGCCAGGGCACCAAGCTGTCCGGTGGTGAGCAGCAGATGCTGGCGATGGCCCGTATCCTGCGCACCGGCGCCAATATGCTCCTGCTCGATGAGATCACGGAAGGGCTTGCACCCGTGATTGTCGAGAAGCTGGGTGAGGTGCTGATGGCGCTCAAAGAAAAAGGCCTGACCATCATACTGGTTGAACAGAATTTCCACTTTGCAGCCCCGTTGGCTGACCGGCATTACGTGGTTGAGCATGGGCAGATTGTGGAAGAAATCCACGCCGATGAACTGAGTGCCAAACAATCGGTGCTGGACGGCTATTTGGGGGTCTGA
- a CDS encoding AMP-binding protein — MSLPQYNDVYNHFDAAALEADILDGRLESGLNVCHEICDRWAVDPQKVALYYEKTGGGDGTLTFAELKAASARFANYLKSIGVTKGDRVAGLLPRGPELLIVIAGTLRLGAVYKPLFTAFGSGAIEYRLEKASTRLVVTDPDNYPKLKEVKNCPPVLCLNAAATGADVHDFDAVLAEQSDQCEPAMITGNDPFLQMFTSGTVGKAKGVAVPAKALLAFYVYMKYAIDLREDDVFWNVADPGWAYGLYYAVTGPLLMGHATHFNPNPFTPESTYEMIRKYRITNLAAAPTAYRLLKANDQVLPEGENLGLRVCSSAGEPLNPEVVNWIARRHFCPVKDHYGQTETGMTCCNFHGLDHPIRQGSMGFSSPGHRVVALNEKNEEVGEGEIGQLAVDLKASPLFHFDGYTWGEKDPFVNGYYLTGDMVICHGDGSFSFSGRDDDIITTAGYRVGPADVESTLLEHAAVAESGVVAKPDEKRGSIIKAYVVIKSGQEPADDAVLKEELQELVRHRLSTHAYPREIEFVDELPKTPSGKIQRFVLRNRAKEEVAV; from the coding sequence ATGAGCCTTCCGCAATACAATGACGTGTACAACCATTTTGATGCGGCCGCACTGGAAGCGGATATCCTGGACGGACGCTTGGAGAGTGGCCTGAACGTATGCCACGAAATTTGTGACCGATGGGCCGTTGACCCGCAAAAGGTTGCGCTCTATTACGAAAAAACCGGCGGCGGTGACGGAACCCTGACCTTCGCTGAGCTTAAAGCCGCGTCTGCACGTTTCGCCAACTACCTGAAGTCTATTGGTGTCACCAAAGGTGACCGGGTAGCCGGCCTTTTGCCCAGGGGGCCGGAGCTGTTGATTGTGATTGCCGGAACCCTTCGCCTGGGCGCGGTGTACAAGCCGCTATTCACCGCCTTTGGTTCCGGCGCTATCGAGTATCGCCTGGAGAAGGCGAGCACCCGGCTGGTGGTGACCGATCCAGACAACTACCCGAAGCTGAAAGAAGTCAAAAATTGCCCGCCGGTACTGTGCCTGAATGCGGCGGCTACCGGTGCGGATGTGCACGATTTTGATGCGGTGTTGGCGGAACAGTCGGATCAGTGCGAGCCGGCGATGATCACTGGCAACGATCCGTTCTTGCAGATGTTTACCTCCGGTACCGTTGGTAAGGCTAAAGGCGTGGCCGTGCCCGCCAAGGCGTTGCTGGCATTCTACGTTTACATGAAATACGCCATCGATCTGCGCGAAGACGATGTGTTCTGGAATGTGGCAGACCCCGGTTGGGCCTATGGCCTCTATTACGCAGTCACCGGCCCGCTGCTGATGGGCCACGCCACCCATTTCAATCCCAATCCGTTCACCCCGGAATCCACCTACGAGATGATCCGCAAGTACCGGATCACCAACCTCGCAGCGGCGCCGACGGCCTATCGCCTGCTCAAGGCGAACGATCAGGTTCTGCCGGAAGGGGAGAATCTTGGCCTGAGGGTGTGCAGCAGCGCCGGCGAGCCCCTGAATCCGGAGGTGGTGAACTGGATTGCCCGTCGTCACTTCTGCCCGGTGAAAGACCATTACGGCCAGACCGAAACCGGTATGACCTGTTGCAACTTCCACGGCCTGGACCACCCGATTCGCCAGGGCTCCATGGGGTTCTCATCGCCAGGCCACAGAGTAGTGGCGTTGAACGAAAAAAATGAAGAGGTGGGAGAGGGCGAAATCGGCCAGTTGGCAGTGGATCTCAAGGCGTCGCCGCTGTTCCATTTTGATGGCTACACCTGGGGCGAGAAAGACCCGTTCGTGAACGGCTACTACCTGACCGGCGACATGGTGATCTGCCATGGCGATGGCAGTTTCTCCTTCAGCGGCCGTGACGACGACATTATCACCACAGCAGGTTACCGCGTAGGGCCAGCGGATGTTGAAAGTACCCTGCTGGAGCATGCGGCAGTGGCCGAATCCGGTGTGGTGGCCAAGCCGGATGAAAAGCGCGGCTCGATCATCAAGGCCTATGTGGTTATCAAATCTGGTCAGGAGCCGGCGGACGACGCCGTGCTCAAAGAAGAGCTGCAGGAACTGGTCCGTCACCGCTTGTCTACCCACGCCTACCCGCGGGAAATCGAGTTTGTGGACGAGTTGCCGAAAACACCCAGCGGCAAGATCCAACGCTTTGTGTTGCGCAACCGGGCAAAAGAGGAAGTCGCTGTATGA
- a CDS encoding PaaI family thioesterase: MKITFEELRYFLEEQFPQGASYGTLQELGDGWAEMKLEVDEEHLRPGGTVAGPAMMGLADVAMYAALLSKIGLVPLAVTTNLNINFLRKPVAHAPIWARATILKVGRTIGVGEVFVYSEGSEEPVAHSTMTYSIPPEK, encoded by the coding sequence ATGAAGATTACCTTTGAGGAGCTGCGCTATTTCCTTGAAGAGCAGTTTCCGCAGGGGGCCTCATACGGCACCCTGCAGGAACTGGGTGATGGCTGGGCAGAAATGAAGCTGGAGGTAGATGAAGAACACCTGCGCCCGGGTGGAACAGTGGCCGGCCCCGCCATGATGGGGCTGGCCGATGTTGCCATGTATGCCGCGTTGCTCAGCAAGATTGGCTTGGTGCCGCTGGCGGTGACCACCAACCTGAACATCAACTTCCTCAGGAAGCCGGTGGCTCATGCGCCTATCTGGGCCAGGGCGACCATTCTAAAGGTGGGGCGAACCATCGGTGTGGGTGAAGTGTTTGTGTATTCCGAAGGCTCCGAAGAGCCGGTTGCGCACTCCACCATGACCTATTCCATACCGCCGGAAAAATAA
- a CDS encoding SGNH/GDSL hydrolase family protein: MHLPFWLTTALLFPVLLYQGKRTRRTTPRLPEASGSPSGQYGEGEPARRVLVIGESTAAGVGVEKHEQGLASQLAKQIHERTGQTIAWHTFGVNGIRLGALNKALAKAELPEADLVILSMGVNDTTGFTPRYRFRQQLLELRDLLGTRYPAPLVLLSVPPMHLFTALPAPLRHVIGWRARLLDNLFKKLASEAPARFSYAHYPVISDPELLASDGYHPGAKGYRYIAEALAALP; this comes from the coding sequence ATGCATCTTCCATTCTGGCTAACAACGGCCCTGCTGTTTCCTGTGTTGCTGTACCAGGGTAAGCGCACCCGGCGAACCACTCCTCGGCTGCCGGAGGCCTCCGGTTCGCCATCTGGCCAGTATGGCGAAGGCGAACCCGCTAGGCGCGTTCTGGTGATCGGAGAATCCACAGCCGCCGGAGTGGGCGTTGAAAAACATGAGCAAGGGCTAGCCAGCCAGTTGGCAAAGCAGATCCATGAGCGTACCGGCCAGACCATTGCCTGGCACACCTTTGGGGTGAACGGTATTCGCCTGGGTGCGTTGAACAAGGCGCTTGCAAAGGCCGAATTACCCGAGGCAGACCTGGTGATCCTGAGCATGGGGGTGAACGACACCACCGGGTTTACCCCAAGGTATCGTTTCCGCCAGCAGTTACTGGAGTTACGGGATTTACTCGGTACACGTTACCCGGCGCCGCTGGTGCTGCTGAGTGTTCCGCCCATGCATCTGTTTACCGCCCTGCCCGCGCCGTTGCGGCACGTCATCGGGTGGCGGGCGCGGTTGTTGGATAACCTGTTCAAGAAACTCGCCAGCGAGGCGCCAGCGCGATTCTCGTACGCTCACTACCCTGTGATTTCAGACCCGGAATTGCTGGCCAGTGACGGCTATCATCCCGGCGCGAAAGGCTACCGTTACATCGCGGAAGCCCTGGCAGCCCTTCCTTAG
- a CDS encoding CopG family antitoxin gives MAKTKLDPEEQELLEAYESGEFESDLDADRREYLTKSAEETFKKDKRINIRISSRDLEALQRRALEEGLPYQSLVSSVLHKYVSGGLKDISANKSGQRTR, from the coding sequence ATGGCCAAGACTAAATTAGATCCCGAAGAGCAAGAGCTACTGGAGGCTTACGAATCCGGGGAGTTCGAGTCAGACCTGGATGCCGATCGTCGGGAGTACCTGACGAAGTCAGCCGAAGAAACTTTCAAGAAAGACAAGCGGATAAATATACGCATCTCCAGTCGCGACCTGGAGGCACTACAACGTCGAGCGTTGGAAGAAGGGCTTCCTTATCAGTCTCTCGTTTCTAGTGTCCTGCACAAGTATGTCTCCGGCGGCCTCAAGGACATCTCTGCTAACAAGTCAGGCCAGCGGACGCGCTAA
- a CDS encoding DJ-1/PfpI family protein, whose translation MNIGIYIYPEAEVLDFSGPFEVFSTASRLCGAEAPFSVYLIAENSEAVPARGGYKVLPDYSIKDHPPLDVLIISGGVHTSEMKNKTVANWIERQAESVELMATVCTGVFLLANAVQSLSCKVTTHWEDIPELRRLFGQLDVLEGVRWVDEGSIVSSGGISAGIDMSLHLVSRLHSDELAEKTARQMEFTWTKNV comes from the coding sequence GTGAATATTGGCATTTATATCTACCCTGAAGCTGAAGTTCTGGACTTTTCCGGACCATTCGAGGTTTTCTCAACGGCGTCGCGCCTGTGTGGGGCGGAAGCGCCGTTTTCGGTGTATTTGATTGCTGAGAACAGCGAAGCAGTGCCGGCCCGCGGTGGCTACAAAGTCCTTCCAGATTATTCAATCAAAGATCACCCGCCGCTGGATGTCCTGATTATTTCTGGCGGTGTTCATACCTCAGAAATGAAAAATAAGACGGTGGCCAACTGGATTGAGCGCCAAGCTGAGTCTGTCGAGCTTATGGCTACCGTTTGTACTGGCGTCTTTCTATTGGCCAATGCCGTTCAGTCCTTGTCATGCAAGGTGACGACGCACTGGGAAGACATTCCGGAGCTCAGAAGATTGTTCGGTCAACTCGATGTGCTTGAGGGTGTCCGGTGGGTTGATGAGGGCAGTATCGTAAGTTCTGGTGGCATATCCGCAGGTATTGATATGAGCCTGCATCTGGTGAGCAGGTTGCACAGTGATGAATTGGCGGAGAAGACAGCGCGTCAAATGGAGTTCACATGGACGAAAAACGTATAA
- a CDS encoding acyltransferase family protein has protein sequence MAKQPSPSSDKHTKSPSERDLYLDALRAGALLVVVFGHWIATLPRFDGGLEIQTEHLLKIWEPSGFITWFVQVVPLFVFVSATVSADGVAHRMAQGHRQMHWWAGRALALARPTVTYLAAITLIALLSLYTGGRVLGPFNQSLTIHLWFLIMLLAVQALLPLSVEADRRWGLGAVVGLVLAAAVVDVVRAMPGSPVDILRLGQRVTDSADGIGWINAVLVWLLPQQLGIAWKRGRFKGVWIGLFFLVLGAVWLVAALASGYPIGMVGRDFHGDSNMLPPTLALVGVMWLQVGAVLFFERPGRWLLDRRRISGTVTMLSALSMPLYLWHKLAELPAAWLGDRFGLPVDAGLPGEPGFWMGRLWWIVLCSLMVVPVIALVVAFEMRRKRGVVTTSSPRIILAGGFSLMAGLVVSLALGALPGALIGLLGVAAASWLLRVHPQPGR, from the coding sequence ATGGCAAAACAACCTTCGCCGTCATCCGACAAACACACCAAGTCACCTTCCGAGCGGGACCTGTACCTGGATGCCCTGCGTGCCGGTGCCTTGCTGGTGGTGGTATTCGGGCACTGGATTGCCACCCTGCCCAGATTTGATGGTGGCCTGGAAATTCAAACAGAACACCTGCTAAAGATCTGGGAGCCATCAGGGTTTATCACCTGGTTTGTACAGGTGGTGCCTCTGTTCGTGTTTGTATCTGCCACCGTCAGTGCCGATGGTGTGGCACACCGGATGGCTCAGGGGCACCGGCAGATGCATTGGTGGGCAGGGCGAGCTCTGGCTCTGGCACGGCCTACGGTGACGTATCTTGCCGCCATTACACTGATTGCCCTGCTTTCACTCTACACCGGCGGCCGTGTATTGGGGCCGTTTAACCAGTCGCTCACTATACATTTATGGTTTCTGATCATGCTTCTGGCCGTGCAGGCGCTGTTGCCCCTGAGCGTGGAAGCCGACAGGCGCTGGGGCCTGGGGGCAGTCGTTGGCCTGGTTCTGGCTGCCGCGGTGGTGGATGTTGTGCGGGCCATGCCCGGCTCACCCGTAGATATTCTGCGCCTTGGCCAACGGGTAACGGATTCGGCAGATGGCATCGGGTGGATCAATGCGGTTCTGGTGTGGCTGTTGCCACAGCAGTTGGGCATCGCCTGGAAGCGAGGCCGATTCAAAGGTGTGTGGATAGGCCTGTTTTTCCTGGTTCTGGGCGCAGTCTGGCTGGTGGCCGCGCTGGCCAGTGGTTATCCCATCGGCATGGTGGGCCGGGATTTTCATGGTGACAGCAACATGTTGCCCCCCACCCTGGCCCTGGTGGGCGTGATGTGGCTTCAGGTTGGCGCGGTGTTGTTCTTCGAACGGCCGGGGCGCTGGCTACTGGACCGGCGCAGAATCAGCGGTACTGTGACCATGCTCAGTGCCTTGAGCATGCCGCTGTACCTCTGGCACAAACTGGCAGAACTGCCAGCCGCCTGGCTGGGTGATCGTTTCGGGTTGCCTGTAGACGCAGGGTTACCCGGTGAACCCGGGTTCTGGATGGGGCGCTTGTGGTGGATTGTTCTCTGCAGCCTGATGGTGGTGCCGGTGATCGCGCTGGTGGTGGCTTTTGAAATGCGGCGCAAGCGAGGGGTTGTGACAACCTCCAGCCCAAGAATCATCCTAGCCGGCGGCTTCTCACTGATGGCTGGGCTGGTCGTAAGCCTTGCCCTGGGCGCATTGCCGGGCGCCCTGATTGGTCTGCTCGGAGTTGCAGCTGCGTCCTGGCTGTTGCGGGTGCATCCCCAGCCAGGACGATAA
- a CDS encoding ABC transporter ATP-binding protein: MSEQYVLETRNLVKEFKGFVAVDNVNLQVRQGDIHALIGPNGAGKTTVFNLLTKFLSPTRGQILYHGEDITSLKSAAIARKGIVRSFQISAVFPHMTALENIRIALQTAEGTSFSFWKSGASLNRLNQRCMELLDSVGLVEFANTTTVELAYGRKRALELATTLAMEPKLLLLDEPTQGMGSEDVDRVVELVRKAAAGRTVLMVEHNLSVVSKLCDRITVLAQGAVLTEGDYQAVSADPRVREVYMGSDGSGERGGKNPAEQAEAAQ; encoded by the coding sequence ATGAGTGAACAGTACGTTCTCGAGACCCGTAACCTGGTCAAGGAATTCAAAGGATTTGTAGCGGTTGATAACGTAAATCTGCAGGTCCGGCAGGGTGATATCCATGCACTGATCGGGCCCAATGGCGCGGGCAAGACCACGGTCTTTAACCTGCTGACTAAATTCCTGAGCCCGACCAGAGGCCAGATCCTCTACCACGGTGAAGACATCACCTCCCTGAAGTCTGCGGCTATTGCCCGTAAGGGTATCGTTCGGTCTTTCCAGATATCGGCGGTGTTTCCCCATATGACGGCGCTGGAGAATATCCGCATTGCGCTGCAAACCGCAGAGGGCACGTCTTTCAGCTTCTGGAAATCCGGCGCCTCCCTGAACCGGCTGAACCAGCGCTGCATGGAATTGCTCGATTCCGTCGGCCTTGTCGAGTTTGCCAATACCACCACCGTAGAACTGGCCTATGGCCGCAAGCGCGCGCTGGAGCTGGCCACCACCCTGGCGATGGAGCCCAAACTGCTGTTGCTGGACGAACCAACCCAGGGCATGGGATCGGAAGACGTAGACCGGGTAGTGGAGCTAGTGCGCAAGGCCGCCGCAGGGCGCACCGTTCTGATGGTGGAGCACAACCTGAGTGTGGTCAGCAAACTGTGCGACCGCATCACGGTACTGGCCCAAGGCGCGGTGCTGACTGAAGGGGATTATCAAGCGGTCTCTGCAGACCCGAGGGTGCGTGAAGTTTACATGGGCAGCGATGGCAGCGGAGAACGCGGTGGCAAGAATCCCGCCGAACAGGCGGAGGCAGCACAATGA
- a CDS encoding branched-chain amino acid ABC transporter permease translates to MTMIFGVPLAVLSGQLLIGFINGAFYALLSLGLAIIFGLLKIINFAHGAMYMLGALLTVVMFNTLGVNYWVALFMAPLLVGVFGVLIEYFLLRRIAGQDHIYSLLLTFGVALIIQGVLTNIYGVSGLRYAMPDMFKGGIKLDFMFLPYYRAWVIVVALLVCFGTWFMIEKTKLGAYLRAGTEDSQLMQGFGINVPLLVSLTYGFGVALAAFAGVLAAPIYSVTPGMGANTLIVVFAVVVIGGMGSIGGAIITGILMGVIEGLTKTFYPPASSAVIFLVMVVVLMFRPSGLFGKEA, encoded by the coding sequence ATGACCATGATTTTCGGCGTCCCTCTTGCTGTGCTCTCCGGTCAGCTTTTGATCGGGTTCATCAATGGCGCCTTTTATGCCCTGTTAAGCCTGGGCCTTGCCATCATCTTCGGCCTGTTGAAGATCATCAACTTCGCCCACGGTGCCATGTATATGCTGGGTGCCCTGTTGACGGTGGTTATGTTCAACACCCTGGGCGTCAACTATTGGGTCGCCCTGTTTATGGCGCCGCTATTGGTCGGCGTGTTCGGGGTGCTGATTGAATATTTCCTGCTGCGGCGAATTGCCGGGCAGGATCACATATACAGCCTGCTGCTCACATTCGGGGTGGCGCTGATTATTCAGGGCGTGCTCACCAATATCTACGGTGTGTCTGGCCTGCGCTATGCCATGCCCGATATGTTCAAGGGCGGCATTAAACTGGACTTTATGTTCCTGCCTTATTACCGGGCCTGGGTGATTGTGGTGGCGCTGCTGGTGTGTTTTGGCACCTGGTTCATGATTGAAAAAACCAAGCTGGGGGCATACTTGCGGGCCGGCACGGAAGATTCCCAGCTCATGCAGGGCTTTGGCATCAACGTGCCCCTGCTGGTCAGTCTCACTTACGGCTTTGGTGTGGCGCTGGCGGCTTTTGCCGGTGTGCTTGCCGCACCCATCTACTCCGTCACGCCCGGAATGGGCGCCAATACGCTGATCGTGGTGTTTGCCGTAGTGGTGATTGGCGGTATGGGCTCCATTGGCGGGGCGATTATCACCGGCATTCTGATGGGCGTGATTGAAGGTCTCACCAAAACCTTTTACCCACCCGCGTCGTCTGCCGTTATTTTCCTGGTCATGGTGGTGGTGTTGATGTTCCGACCCTCCGGCCTGTTCGGTAAGGAAGCATAA
- a CDS encoding DUF4258 domain-containing protein — protein MKQINWNAEKNQQLMSERGVSFEDVLFALQSGALLDDGPHPNRDKYPNQRLLVVRIDDYAWLVPYVENDREIFLKTVIPSRKATKTFLGGEYGQD, from the coding sequence ATGAAGCAAATTAACTGGAATGCTGAAAAGAACCAGCAGTTGATGAGCGAGCGCGGAGTTTCCTTTGAGGATGTCCTGTTTGCTCTTCAGTCTGGTGCTTTACTTGATGATGGACCTCACCCCAACAGGGACAAGTATCCGAATCAACGCCTGCTTGTGGTTCGGATTGACGATTACGCCTGGCTGGTGCCGTACGTCGAGAATGATAGAGAGATCTTTCTCAAAACGGTTATCCCCAGCCGCAAGGCCACCAAGACATTTCTAGGGGGAGAGTATGGCCAAGACTAA
- a CDS encoding ABC transporter substrate-binding protein: protein MTITKKLLTSAVASALMVSGAQAAISDNTVKIGYLADMSGTYRDLAGPNGLKALQMAIKDFGGTVNGAKIEVVSADDRNNPDASSSTVRRWVENDKVDMVAGLVASSVTIAVSKILEENDRLGIVSGSAASSITNEHCTTNHIHYVYDTYPLANGTASAVVKEGGKSWYLMTADYAFGHALEADVTRVVEANGGEIVGSVRHPFPTQDFSSFVLQAQASGADVVGLANAGSDTTNAITTASEFGVTQAGQTLAALLLFLTDVHALGVDTAQGIQLTTGWYWDMNDATREWSDRFMKETGVRPTMVHAGIYSSTLHYLNAVAAAGSDDAQTVRKQMMDTPINDMFATNGRIRADGRMVHDMYLAEVKTPAESKNEWDLYKILRTIPADEAYRPLSESKCKLVTN, encoded by the coding sequence ATGACAATTACCAAAAAGCTTCTGACCTCAGCCGTTGCCTCAGCCCTGATGGTGAGTGGCGCGCAGGCGGCCATTTCTGATAATACCGTGAAGATCGGCTACCTGGCCGACATGTCTGGTACCTATCGTGACCTGGCTGGCCCCAATGGCCTCAAGGCCCTGCAGATGGCCATCAAGGATTTCGGTGGCACTGTGAACGGCGCCAAGATCGAAGTCGTCAGTGCTGATGATCGTAATAATCCCGATGCTTCTTCCAGTACCGTTCGCCGCTGGGTGGAAAACGACAAGGTAGACATGGTTGCGGGGCTGGTGGCTTCGTCTGTCACCATCGCAGTCAGCAAGATCCTTGAGGAGAATGACCGGCTGGGCATTGTTTCCGGTTCTGCTGCCTCAAGCATCACCAATGAGCACTGCACCACCAACCACATTCACTATGTGTATGACACCTATCCGCTGGCCAACGGCACCGCCAGTGCAGTGGTTAAAGAGGGTGGCAAGAGCTGGTACCTGATGACCGCAGACTACGCGTTTGGTCACGCCCTGGAGGCAGACGTTACCCGCGTAGTGGAGGCCAACGGAGGTGAGATCGTCGGCTCTGTACGCCATCCGTTCCCGACCCAGGATTTCTCCTCCTTCGTGCTGCAGGCTCAGGCTTCTGGTGCGGATGTCGTTGGCCTGGCCAACGCCGGTTCAGACACCACCAACGCCATCACCACCGCCAGTGAGTTCGGTGTTACCCAGGCGGGTCAGACCCTGGCCGCCTTGCTGCTGTTCCTGACCGACGTACACGCACTGGGTGTTGATACAGCCCAGGGTATCCAGCTCACCACCGGGTGGTACTGGGACATGAACGATGCCACCCGGGAGTGGTCAGACCGCTTCATGAAAGAAACCGGTGTGCGGCCCACCATGGTGCACGCGGGTATCTACTCCAGCACCCTGCATTACCTGAATGCGGTTGCCGCGGCTGGCTCGGACGATGCCCAAACCGTTCGCAAGCAGATGATGGACACACCCATCAACGACATGTTCGCCACCAATGGTCGTATCCGTGCCGACGGCCGGATGGTGCACGACATGTATCTGGCCGAGGTGAAAACGCCGGCGGAGTCCAAGAACGAATGGGATCTGTACAAGATCCTGCGGACCATTCCGGCCGATGAAGCCTACCGCCCACTCTCTGAGAGCAAGTGCAAACTGGTGACTAACTGA
- a CDS encoding DUF2235 domain-containing protein yields the protein MKRIAICFDGTWNRPEENIGEDFPTNVLQFARAIRPTDDQGVEQVVFYDWGIGSYHDQLRAGATGKGLEKNVMDGYRFLVHNYEPGDEIFLFGFSRGAYTARSLCGMINNCSILKKVHANQIENAFKLYKTKKHPANGEHAMVWKKAHSVELRTPIKFVGVWDTVGALGLPFTFFGLIKDKDLFYDREIGSNIATARHALSLDEQREDFEPTLWEPREGTDIQQVWFAGVHSDVGGGYGPDKANQVLADIPLLWMADEAKKQKLLFNNNLPSQTHATAEQHNEYKGKYRLLGKLVRTIPVPEANLTYVHPSVKKRYASGYRSEPIEQYIKAHGQWPPLWGG from the coding sequence ATGAAACGCATCGCCATTTGCTTTGACGGTACCTGGAACCGACCGGAAGAAAACATCGGCGAAGATTTTCCCACCAATGTTCTGCAGTTTGCCCGAGCTATTCGGCCCACGGATGACCAGGGCGTGGAGCAGGTGGTGTTCTACGATTGGGGCATTGGCTCCTATCACGATCAGCTTCGGGCCGGTGCCACAGGCAAAGGGCTGGAGAAGAATGTGATGGATGGCTACCGGTTTCTGGTTCACAACTACGAGCCGGGTGATGAGATTTTTCTGTTTGGTTTCAGTCGCGGTGCCTACACGGCTCGCAGCCTGTGCGGCATGATCAATAACTGCAGCATTCTGAAGAAGGTTCACGCCAATCAGATTGAAAACGCGTTCAAGCTGTACAAAACCAAAAAGCACCCCGCCAATGGCGAACATGCCATGGTGTGGAAGAAAGCCCATTCGGTGGAGCTGCGCACTCCCATCAAATTTGTGGGTGTGTGGGATACCGTGGGTGCCCTGGGGCTGCCGTTTACGTTTTTCGGGCTGATTAAAGACAAAGACCTGTTCTACGACAGGGAGATTGGCAGCAACATCGCAACCGCCCGGCATGCGTTGTCTCTGGACGAGCAGCGTGAGGATTTTGAACCGACGCTGTGGGAGCCGAGGGAAGGCACAGACATTCAGCAGGTGTGGTTTGCCGGGGTGCACTCAGATGTGGGTGGCGGCTACGGACCGGATAAGGCGAATCAGGTTCTGGCGGACATTCCGCTACTCTGGATGGCAGACGAGGCGAAGAAGCAGAAGCTCCTGTTTAACAACAATCTGCCCTCCCAAACCCACGCAACGGCAGAGCAACATAACGAATACAAGGGCAAGTACCGGCTGCTGGGCAAACTGGTTCGCACCATTCCCGTACCTGAGGCCAACCTGACCTACGTCCACCCCAGCGTCAAGAAACGCTACGCCAGCGGCTACCGCAGCGAGCCGATTGAGCAGTACATCAAAGCTCACGGGCAATGGCCGCCATTGTGGGGAGGGTAA